The Pseudomonas saponiphila DNA window AGCTGCTGGCCACCGAGTGGGCGCCGAAGAAGCCGAAGGTGAACAGCAACATTCCGACCAGCACCAGGACCAGTGGCGCGAGCAGGGTCAGGGCAATGCCCGCGAGCATCAGCACGATGGTGCCCCATAGCACCCGGCGCCGGCCCAGTTGGTCGGCCAGGGCACCGATCTTCGCCGAGCTGTAGATGCCCGACAGGTAGACCACCGACAGCAGGCCGACCAGGGCCTGGCTCAGGTGGTAGGGCTCGGCCAGCAGGCGATAGCCGATGTAGTTGAACAGGGTGACGAAGGCCCCCATCAGCAGGAAGGCTTCGAGAAACAGCCAGGGCAGGCCGGCGTCGCGAAAGTGCATGGCAAAGCCGTCCAGCAGGCTGCGCGGGTGCAGCGAGCGCGGGCGGAAGTTGCGCGACTCCGGCAGGATGCGCCAGAACACCGTGGCGGCGATCAATGCCAGGCCGCCGATCACCAGCATCGCCGTGTGCCAGCTGACAAAATCGATCAGCACGCCGGTGATCAGCCGCCCGCTCATGCCGCCAATGGCGTTGCCGCCGATGTACAGGCCCATGGCCAGGCCGATGTGCTGGGGATGGATTTCTTCGCTGAGGTAGGTCATGGCCACCGCCGCCAGTCCGCTCAGGGACAGGCCGACCAGCGCACGCATCAGCAGCACCCCATGCCAGCTCGGCATCAGCGTGCTGGCAATGGTGCACAGGGCGGCGGCCAGCAGGGCCGTGACCATCACC harbors:
- a CDS encoding MFS transporter translates to MKSAVAPLAHEIPSTPLDEVVAQLSEVYIEKGTPLFMRTVLALFSGGFATFALLYCVQPMMPLLSRDFAINAAQSSLILSVATGMLAIGLLITGPISDRIGRKPVMVTALLAAALCTIASTLMPSWHGVLLMRALVGLSLSGLAAVAMTYLSEEIHPQHIGLAMGLYIGGNAIGGMSGRLITGVLIDFVSWHTAMLVIGGLALIAATVFWRILPESRNFRPRSLHPRSLLDGFAMHFRDAGLPWLFLEAFLLMGAFVTLFNYIGYRLLAEPYHLSQALVGLLSVVYLSGIYSSAKIGALADQLGRRRVLWGTIVLMLAGIALTLLAPLVLVLVGMLLFTFGFFGAHSVASSWIGRRATKAKGQASSLYLFSYYAGSSIAGTAGGVFWHLAGWNGIGLFIGALLLGALLIALKLAKLPPL